From Granulicella cerasi, a single genomic window includes:
- a CDS encoding GIY-YIG nuclease family protein: MKKAQELEGDDLLDALGIEVEEPESGGYTPRQERILAGFEDIVRFRETHGHAPQHGPHLGIFERMYAVRLDQIRKLPEDDLALLRPHDRFSLLAVPAETGERVEALSDDELLAALSEGATDDIGTLIHVQPPEAKRESPDYVAERVKCLDFDLYKPLFEAAQADLAAGRRVTKPFAKDGSIEAGDFFIVNGQMVYVASVGDPFKAPNGGTNARLRTIYGNGTESNLLLWSLQRALYKDENGRRLTTAELGPLFGSTLEADDVETGTIYVLRSLSQQTEVAALGDSLHKIGVTGGRVEDRIANAKADATYLYAPVEVVATWKLANVNRTRLEATIHRVFAAAQLQVSLPGTPGRTVQPQEWFVVPLTAIDEAVQRISDGSITRFVYDPAIAGLRETTSALASDQKEDHP, from the coding sequence ATGAAGAAGGCACAGGAACTTGAAGGCGATGACCTTCTCGATGCTCTCGGTATAGAAGTCGAAGAGCCAGAGTCTGGTGGGTATACGCCGCGTCAGGAGCGCATCCTCGCTGGCTTTGAGGACATTGTGCGGTTTCGCGAGACGCACGGTCATGCGCCGCAACATGGGCCGCATCTGGGCATCTTCGAGCGGATGTATGCCGTGCGGCTCGACCAGATTCGCAAGCTGCCAGAAGACGACCTCGCGTTGTTACGACCACATGATCGCTTTAGCCTGCTGGCTGTACCCGCAGAGACTGGTGAACGTGTGGAGGCGTTAAGCGATGACGAACTGCTAGCAGCGTTGTCCGAGGGTGCGACTGACGACATCGGAACGTTGATCCATGTGCAACCGCCCGAGGCTAAAAGAGAATCGCCCGATTACGTCGCGGAGCGCGTGAAATGCCTAGATTTTGATTTATATAAGCCACTGTTCGAGGCGGCACAGGCCGATCTAGCGGCAGGAAGGCGTGTGACGAAACCCTTCGCCAAGGACGGCAGTATCGAAGCTGGGGACTTCTTCATCGTGAACGGGCAAATGGTGTACGTGGCCTCTGTCGGCGATCCGTTCAAGGCTCCGAACGGCGGAACGAATGCGCGCCTGCGTACGATTTACGGCAATGGCACAGAAAGCAATCTCCTGCTTTGGTCCCTGCAACGCGCTCTCTATAAAGACGAGAACGGTCGCCGCCTCACTACTGCAGAACTCGGGCCGCTTTTTGGCAGCACCCTGGAAGCCGACGATGTGGAGACGGGCACCATCTATGTTCTGCGCAGCCTATCGCAGCAGACGGAGGTGGCTGCGCTGGGTGACTCTCTGCACAAAATTGGCGTTACAGGAGGGCGCGTAGAAGACCGCATTGCAAACGCGAAAGCCGATGCCACATACCTGTATGCTCCCGTCGAAGTGGTCGCTACGTGGAAACTAGCAAATGTGAACCGAACTCGCTTAGAAGCAACAATTCATCGGGTCTTTGCGGCGGCGCAGCTGCAGGTGTCGCTACCCGGTACACCCGGCCGCACCGTTCAGCCACAGGAGTGGTTCGTGGTTCCGCTGACGGCCATTGATGAAGCTGTGCAGAGAATTTCTGATGGGTCCATCACACGTTTTGTATATGACCCGGCAATCGCGGGCCTCAGAGAGACCACGTCAGCCCTCGCGTCGGATCAAAAAGAAGATCACCCTTAG
- a CDS encoding helix-turn-helix domain-containing protein has product MRNAKGGVIVTFGEVLRSMRTQAKRSLGELARHLDLSVVYVSDIERDRRSPLSLTKILQASKFLNASPDSLLRAAAESRGTFDLDVRDYPPVALELLSGLAKGRQRDEIYQQMLEILKKEDLDGTGT; this is encoded by the coding sequence ATGCGTAATGCTAAGGGAGGTGTGATTGTGACTTTTGGAGAGGTGTTGAGGTCCATGCGTACTCAGGCGAAACGCAGTCTTGGCGAACTCGCTCGACATCTCGATCTATCCGTTGTTTACGTGAGCGACATCGAGAGAGATCGACGTAGCCCGCTCAGCCTGACCAAAATCCTGCAAGCTAGCAAATTTCTGAACGCATCACCCGATTCTTTGCTCCGGGCAGCTGCCGAGTCGAGAGGGACCTTTGATCTTGATGTAAGGGACTATCCCCCTGTCGCACTTGAACTGCTTTCCGGCCTAGCCAAGGGTCGGCAACGAGATGAAATCTACCAACAAATGCTCGAAATCCTAAAAAAAGAGGATCTAGATGGGACGGGAACCTAG
- a CDS encoding toll/interleukin-1 receptor domain-containing protein has product MVALTPIRETVEKLAVAPERRDYFLCHAWDDRAESAKELHDLLEARGASVWFSEKDVPLGTPLLREIDKGLSKSRIGIVLVTPALLRRLPKESIADKELSTLLAGNRLIPIVHGTTYEALRDVSPMLASRSGLDTGENTMEEVAAKLAELVAQDTQLAN; this is encoded by the coding sequence GTGGTCGCACTCACGCCGATTCGCGAGACGGTCGAGAAGCTAGCTGTCGCTCCTGAACGGCGAGATTATTTTCTGTGCCACGCATGGGACGACCGAGCGGAAAGCGCTAAAGAACTTCATGATCTGCTTGAAGCGCGCGGTGCTTCGGTTTGGTTCAGCGAGAAGGACGTTCCTCTTGGTACACCCTTGCTCCGAGAAATAGATAAGGGCCTGTCCAAGTCACGGATTGGCATTGTATTGGTAACGCCCGCATTGTTGCGGCGTCTACCGAAAGAAAGTATCGCCGATAAAGAGCTATCCACACTGCTCGCAGGCAATCGACTGATTCCAATTGTCCACGGCACGACCTACGAAGCGCTTCGGGACGTGAGCCCTATGCTCGCTTCACGGAGTGGCCTGGATACTGGAGAGAACACGATGGAGGAGGTCGCGGCCAAACTTGCCGAGCTCGTCGCTCAGGACACCCAGCTTGCCAACTAG
- a CDS encoding ParB/RepB/Spo0J family partition protein, with amino-acid sequence MAALPKAFQEYLVSIPLIQIEPQIVVTKEMRSSDTFRQISASVKEIGLIEPLAVFPRPGKSYLLLDGHLRYEVLKHNGRKEAKCLLATDDEAYTYNRRVNTIPPIAQHLMLLEALRNGVTEERIAKSLNVDVSVIRQKRNMLNGVCSEAVELLRNYKLSAKVFSVLRKMKPLRQVEVAEHMIANSSFSYTFVAALLYGTKADALIEDRVKHRVSKPANDGGAERLAKESDDLLLNLKGLEDSFGKDALALTVCQGYVERLLKNAKVRRYLERRHGDSLGALQLWLEKRQLIS; translated from the coding sequence ATGGCCGCCCTGCCGAAGGCCTTCCAGGAATACTTGGTCTCAATCCCGCTGATCCAGATTGAGCCGCAGATTGTCGTCACTAAGGAGATGAGAAGCAGCGATACGTTCCGTCAGATCAGCGCTTCTGTGAAAGAGATTGGACTCATTGAGCCGCTAGCCGTGTTTCCCAGACCCGGGAAGAGCTACCTTCTCTTGGATGGACATCTTCGGTATGAAGTTCTGAAACATAACGGCCGCAAAGAGGCTAAGTGCCTTCTGGCGACAGATGACGAGGCTTACACCTACAACCGGCGGGTCAATACCATTCCTCCGATCGCACAGCACCTCATGTTGCTGGAGGCTCTTCGCAACGGGGTCACCGAGGAACGGATCGCCAAGTCGCTGAACGTAGATGTTTCCGTGATCCGCCAAAAACGAAACATGCTGAATGGCGTTTGCAGCGAGGCGGTGGAGCTGCTGCGGAACTATAAGCTGAGCGCCAAAGTCTTTTCAGTGCTGCGCAAGATGAAGCCGTTGCGTCAGGTCGAAGTAGCCGAGCATATGATCGCAAACTCTTCTTTCAGCTACACCTTCGTGGCGGCACTGCTGTACGGCACGAAGGCGGATGCCTTGATAGAGGACAGGGTGAAGCACCGGGTTTCGAAGCCAGCGAATGATGGCGGGGCAGAACGTCTAGCAAAAGAGAGCGACGATCTTCTTTTGAATCTGAAGGGACTAGAAGACTCATTCGGAAAAGATGCTTTGGCTCTGACGGTGTGCCAAGGTTACGTAGAACGGCTGCTTAAGAACGCCAAGGTTCGGCGCTACCTGGAACGAAGACATGGCGATTCGCTTGGAGCCTTGCAGCTTTGGCTGGAAAAACGGCAGTTGATCAGCTAG
- a CDS encoding ParB/RepB/Spo0J family partition protein, whose product MNMESAEDIPVDRILVVNPRTRNRVKWLEIVASIKAVGLKRPITVCPRKEPDDAGHTYDLVCGQGRLEAHIELGQPTIKAVLIEASEADRYLMSLVENIARRPSSYKAIYFEVRNLLERGYDGSTIAQKLGIDRSYVHGLVRLVERGEAKLIEQVELGRIPISVAVQIASGDDDELQKALAEGYESGELRGSKLQAVRKLIKDRRAHREGKVKPTKKPLTGAALANLYKVRVREQQRLVAKADQAREKLLIVATVMRTLLADEDLITMLRAENLFDMPEQLALRVR is encoded by the coding sequence ATGAACATGGAAAGCGCCGAAGATATCCCGGTAGACCGGATCTTAGTCGTGAACCCAAGAACTCGCAATCGAGTGAAGTGGCTGGAGATCGTGGCCAGCATCAAAGCGGTGGGTTTAAAGAGGCCGATCACTGTCTGTCCAAGGAAGGAGCCGGATGACGCTGGTCATACCTATGACCTAGTGTGCGGACAGGGCAGATTGGAAGCGCATATCGAGCTGGGGCAGCCCACAATCAAAGCTGTTCTCATCGAGGCTTCAGAGGCTGATCGATATCTGATGAGCTTAGTAGAGAACATCGCCAGGCGCCCGTCTTCATACAAGGCAATCTATTTCGAAGTCCGGAATCTTCTGGAACGTGGCTATGACGGATCCACCATCGCTCAGAAACTGGGGATCGACCGCTCTTACGTGCACGGTCTCGTGCGTCTGGTCGAGCGGGGAGAGGCCAAGTTGATCGAGCAGGTTGAGCTTGGCAGAATACCCATTAGCGTCGCCGTGCAAATTGCGAGTGGTGACGATGATGAGCTGCAAAAGGCATTGGCGGAAGGGTACGAATCAGGCGAGCTGAGGGGTTCCAAGCTCCAAGCTGTACGCAAGCTCATCAAAGATCGGAGGGCACACCGGGAAGGAAAGGTTAAGCCCACGAAGAAACCTCTTACCGGGGCTGCACTAGCCAACCTCTATAAAGTGCGTGTGCGTGAGCAACAACGCCTTGTCGCAAAAGCAGATCAGGCACGAGAGAAGCTCCTGATCGTGGCCACCGTGATGCGAACACTCTTGGCCGATGAGGATTTGATCACAATGCTCCGCGCCGAAAATCTTTTCGACATGCCCGAGCAGCTCGCGCTCAGGGTCCGATAG
- a CDS encoding recombinase family protein, which yields MSAPLRVAQYVRMSTEHQQYSTENQSQAILEYARVHGMEIVTTYADHGKSGLNLAGRPGLQRLLQDVQRGEQGFEALLVYDVSRWGRFQDADESAYYEYVLKQAGIKIHYCAEQFQNDGTMPSALIKTLKRTMAGEYSRELSVKVFAGQCRLIELGFRQGGPAGFGLRRHLVDQERNFKQVLEDGERKSLQTDRVVLAAGPAWEVEIVKHMFQSFTEAGDSECEIATRLNQEGVLSDQGRPWTRAAVHQILTNPKYVGSNVYNRRSFKLKRKRVRNPPEMWVMKPDAFEPIVSNEVFQRALAIIEERHRQYSDDDMLARLRDLLSRVGRLSGFIIDEADDMPSSSAYAHRFGSLPRAYALIGWSPGRDYSYLEINRKIRAQHTPLVHEIVEQLRASQADVVQDVRTDLLTINSEYTASLILARCQKTQTGRERWIVRFDAALNPDITIAARLQPGNDGVLDYYLLPKIAGFGTFVRFAEHNPLCLEVFRFENLSYLTAIARRVPVEEAA from the coding sequence GTGTCGGCCCCTCTCCGCGTTGCTCAATACGTACGTATGTCGACGGAGCATCAGCAGTATTCGACTGAGAACCAGTCTCAGGCGATCCTGGAATACGCCCGTGTGCACGGCATGGAGATCGTCACAACCTACGCCGATCATGGAAAGAGTGGATTGAACTTGGCAGGTCGCCCGGGCCTGCAAAGGCTTCTGCAAGATGTCCAGCGAGGCGAACAGGGCTTTGAGGCCTTGCTGGTCTATGACGTAAGCCGCTGGGGCAGGTTCCAGGATGCAGATGAGAGTGCGTATTACGAGTACGTACTGAAGCAGGCTGGCATAAAGATCCATTACTGCGCGGAGCAATTTCAGAACGACGGCACCATGCCATCGGCACTGATCAAGACACTCAAGAGAACAATGGCCGGCGAGTACAGCCGTGAGCTTTCTGTAAAGGTGTTCGCGGGCCAGTGCCGCCTTATTGAGCTGGGCTTTCGCCAAGGAGGCCCAGCTGGGTTCGGACTGCGGCGCCATCTCGTTGATCAGGAAAGAAACTTTAAACAGGTCCTTGAGGATGGGGAAAGAAAGAGCCTTCAAACGGATCGCGTAGTGCTCGCGGCTGGCCCGGCTTGGGAAGTAGAGATCGTCAAACATATGTTCCAGAGCTTCACCGAAGCCGGTGATTCGGAATGTGAGATCGCGACGAGGCTTAATCAAGAGGGCGTGCTAAGCGATCAAGGCCGTCCTTGGACCCGGGCTGCGGTTCACCAGATCCTGACGAATCCAAAGTACGTCGGCAGCAATGTTTATAACCGGCGTTCGTTCAAGCTGAAACGAAAGAGGGTCAGAAACCCGCCCGAGATGTGGGTCATGAAGCCCGATGCATTCGAGCCGATCGTCTCCAACGAGGTGTTCCAGCGAGCGCTTGCAATCATCGAGGAAAGGCACCGGCAGTATTCAGACGATGACATGCTCGCTCGTTTGCGAGACCTCTTATCGCGAGTGGGAAGGCTTTCCGGCTTCATCATTGACGAAGCGGATGACATGCCTTCGAGTTCCGCCTATGCGCACCGGTTCGGCAGTCTGCCAAGGGCTTATGCTCTAATCGGCTGGAGCCCGGGACGCGACTATAGTTACCTGGAAATCAATCGGAAGATTCGTGCGCAGCACACTCCTCTTGTGCACGAGATCGTGGAACAGCTTAGAGCCAGCCAAGCCGATGTCGTGCAAGATGTGCGAACAGACCTGCTGACGATCAACTCCGAATACACAGCATCTCTGATCTTGGCTCGTTGCCAGAAAACGCAGACAGGCCGTGAGCGCTGGATCGTTCGCTTCGACGCGGCTCTAAATCCCGACATCACCATCGCGGCCCGATTACAGCCGGGAAATGATGGGGTACTGGATTACTACTTGCTACCGAAAATTGCTGGCTTCGGAACCTTTGTGCGGTTCGCCGAGCATAACCCTCTATGTTTAGAGGTTTTTCGGTTTGAGAATCTCTCGTACTTAACGGCGATCGCCCGTCGTGTACCGGTTGAGGAGGCAGCATGA
- a CDS encoding plasmid mobilization protein, protein MSTSRTTNPTAFSVSESAQEKPGFRTKTIATRVTPEELREVDAAAERSGKTLAEWLRELSLKAARERPADPTELVLSEVAALRYMLLNLFHATAQANAESKHLLAESVLKIRDQSNARKLADARKLLSDFQAGEGGTGGEK, encoded by the coding sequence ATGAGCACATCCCGCACGACCAATCCGACTGCATTCAGCGTTTCCGAAAGCGCGCAGGAAAAGCCCGGCTTCCGCACTAAAACCATCGCGACAAGGGTTACTCCGGAGGAGCTTCGAGAGGTCGATGCAGCCGCCGAACGGAGCGGCAAAACACTCGCAGAATGGCTCCGTGAACTGTCGTTGAAGGCGGCGCGGGAGCGTCCTGCCGACCCGACCGAACTGGTGCTTTCCGAGGTGGCGGCGCTCCGTTACATGCTCCTGAATCTCTTCCATGCGACCGCCCAGGCGAATGCCGAAAGCAAACATCTGCTGGCGGAGTCAGTGCTCAAAATCCGTGACCAGTCGAATGCCCGGAAGCTGGCCGACGCCCGGAAATTGCTCTCCGATTTTCAGGCCGGGGAGGGTGGAACCGGAGGCGAAAAATGA
- a CDS encoding type IV secretion system DNA-binding domain-containing protein: MSTGPMRFPSRGRWLLWLILLFVLGPFLVIVPGTLWLGWTMNPVQNFYLGTYAACSTLSPYPAALTTVRYVEKTAPGRKPEPLLPEDAVKRSDPKQRFALSPKAIAEGWRGITVLPPGKVRAAELKAYLQDTIYDGDSAWLIFLRPVLYLTAAVLFPYTLWLLFGHKVRISRKHEQRHGRRTKGPELVPAFNVFRRSGEDGIRFRMERDGLLGRVIPGPSFSIPKRLESSHILLMGDTGSGKSSAIRQILRQVQDRGESAIVYDPAMDFLGEFYDPKRGDLILNPLDQRCPYWGLGGEIDRPETATTIAAAMLPEKEYEKAFFTDAPRRVLAHLLRNKPQPRDILRMMADPSYIEAAVRGTPLAALLDPGAPAQRAGVLSSLNMVADSLELLPEWEHTRKTFATAEWYTERNRWVFLTSSAAYREKVLPLHSAWLDLFILRMMGYCEDPAVKPVWFVLDELASLNKLPQLHTAITENRKYGNPVVMGIQGRSQMEKRYGQDAEAMLSQPATKIFLKTSEPRAAKWISESIGEIEVERLKESRSMGLLRSKKSFAMEIATKPLIMASEIAGLAPLTGFIKLENHVLPAKFRLAKKESKQSEFLERMRDEPSPRKADRVETLTPTKAPETKKPVQGVLPLEETSAAKREGFRWDESKGIE, translated from the coding sequence ATGAGCACCGGTCCGATGCGGTTTCCTAGCCGAGGCCGATGGCTTCTGTGGCTGATTTTGCTTTTCGTGCTGGGGCCGTTTCTGGTCATCGTTCCGGGGACGCTCTGGCTCGGCTGGACGATGAATCCGGTCCAGAACTTCTACCTCGGAACCTATGCCGCGTGCTCAACGCTGAGTCCTTATCCCGCCGCTCTGACCACTGTCCGGTATGTCGAGAAGACGGCTCCGGGACGGAAGCCGGAGCCGCTCTTGCCGGAGGATGCAGTCAAGAGGTCCGACCCGAAACAACGATTCGCATTAAGCCCCAAGGCCATCGCGGAGGGCTGGCGCGGGATTACGGTCCTGCCACCCGGCAAAGTTCGCGCAGCAGAACTGAAAGCATATCTCCAGGACACAATCTATGACGGTGACAGTGCGTGGTTGATCTTCCTGCGGCCCGTCCTCTACCTGACGGCAGCAGTGCTTTTCCCGTACACCCTGTGGCTGTTGTTTGGTCATAAAGTTCGCATCAGCCGAAAGCATGAGCAGCGGCACGGGCGGCGTACCAAAGGGCCGGAACTGGTGCCCGCCTTCAACGTTTTCCGTCGCTCCGGTGAGGACGGAATCCGGTTCCGGATGGAGCGGGACGGCCTGCTCGGCAGGGTGATTCCGGGACCGAGCTTTTCCATTCCGAAGCGGCTGGAATCCAGTCATATTCTGCTGATGGGCGACACCGGATCGGGGAAGTCTTCGGCCATCCGGCAGATTCTCCGTCAGGTTCAGGACCGGGGTGAAAGTGCCATCGTCTATGACCCGGCGATGGACTTCTTGGGCGAGTTCTACGATCCGAAAAGGGGCGACCTGATCCTGAACCCGCTCGATCAGCGCTGTCCGTACTGGGGCCTTGGAGGCGAGATTGACCGACCGGAAACAGCCACCACCATAGCCGCAGCGATGTTGCCGGAGAAGGAGTACGAGAAAGCATTCTTCACCGATGCGCCGCGCCGGGTGCTGGCTCATCTGCTGAGGAACAAGCCCCAGCCCAGAGACATCCTGCGGATGATGGCCGACCCTTCATACATTGAGGCGGCGGTCAGAGGAACTCCACTTGCTGCTCTACTCGATCCCGGCGCTCCCGCGCAGCGTGCGGGAGTTCTCTCCAGCCTGAACATGGTCGCCGATAGCCTGGAGTTGCTGCCCGAGTGGGAGCATACGCGCAAGACGTTTGCGACTGCCGAGTGGTATACCGAGCGCAATCGCTGGGTCTTCTTGACCTCTTCTGCTGCCTACCGCGAGAAGGTGCTGCCGCTGCACTCGGCATGGCTCGATTTATTCATCCTGCGCATGATGGGCTACTGCGAAGACCCTGCGGTAAAGCCGGTCTGGTTTGTGCTGGATGAGTTGGCGAGCCTGAACAAACTGCCCCAGCTTCATACCGCCATTACCGAAAATCGCAAGTACGGTAATCCTGTCGTCATGGGGATTCAGGGGCGTAGCCAGATGGAGAAGCGCTACGGCCAGGATGCGGAGGCCATGCTCTCCCAGCCAGCGACGAAGATCTTTCTGAAGACCTCCGAGCCGCGAGCTGCCAAGTGGATCTCCGAAAGTATCGGCGAGATCGAGGTTGAGCGCCTGAAAGAATCCCGCAGCATGGGGCTGCTGCGGTCTAAGAAGAGCTTTGCGATGGAGATCGCCACGAAACCGCTCATCATGGCGTCCGAGATCGCCGGGCTCGCCCCGCTTACCGGCTTTATCAAGCTTGAGAACCACGTTCTTCCCGCAAAGTTCCGGTTAGCAAAGAAAGAGAGTAAGCAGTCGGAGTTCTTGGAGCGAATGAGAGACGAGCCGTCGCCGCGCAAAGCGGATAGGGTGGAGACCTTGACGCCCACGAAGGCTCCTGAAACCAAAAAGCCTGTTCAGGGCGTTCTGCCTTTGGAGGAAACTTCTGCCGCCAAGCGTGAGGGCTTCAGGTGGGACGAGAGTAAGGGCATCGAATGA
- a CDS encoding DUF488 domain-containing protein gives MMNYRQKTLLGLLSAFGGHLANTDFQKYLFLYTQEFQQEPSFEFVPYRFGGFSFQSYADKQRLVDIGALADAEDWQLKEGFATAGLFDEAAYSRCYEKYSHLHGTKLLQDVYRRYPYYATKSERAAKIMNDQELSAIAAARPAVSAACFFTIGYEGSSLEGYLNRLIRNNVKTLVDVRRNPLSRKYGFSKKTLSDTVRKLGIGYVHIPELGIASDRRQELNTQADYDRLFNSYEKQELKQNSKALQDLFDLFLKDKRVAITCFEASVCMCHRGRVAKAMSALPDWKYDIRHI, from the coding sequence ATGATGAATTACCGTCAAAAAACGCTTCTTGGACTGCTCAGTGCCTTTGGCGGCCATTTGGCTAATACGGATTTCCAGAAGTATCTATTCTTGTATACCCAAGAGTTCCAGCAAGAGCCATCTTTCGAATTCGTGCCATATAGGTTTGGCGGCTTCTCGTTCCAGTCCTACGCCGACAAGCAGCGTCTCGTTGATATCGGGGCTTTAGCCGATGCTGAGGATTGGCAGTTGAAAGAAGGGTTTGCCACCGCTGGATTGTTTGATGAAGCGGCGTACAGCCGTTGCTATGAGAAATACTCACACCTGCACGGCACGAAGCTTTTGCAGGATGTCTACCGCCGGTATCCTTATTACGCCACTAAGAGCGAGCGCGCCGCGAAGATCATGAATGATCAGGAACTTAGCGCGATTGCTGCTGCACGTCCTGCTGTCTCTGCCGCATGTTTTTTTACCATCGGATATGAGGGGTCGTCTCTTGAAGGCTACCTAAATCGCCTCATTAGGAACAACGTGAAGACTCTCGTAGACGTGCGGCGTAACCCCCTTAGCCGCAAGTATGGGTTCTCCAAAAAGACGCTCTCCGATACTGTCAGAAAGCTTGGTATCGGTTACGTACATATCCCGGAACTCGGTATAGCGTCGGACAGACGCCAAGAGTTGAATACTCAGGCCGATTACGACCGTCTGTTCAATTCGTACGAGAAACAGGAACTGAAGCAGAACAGTAAGGCGCTTCAAGACCTGTTCGATCTCTTTCTGAAAGACAAGCGTGTTGCGATCACCTGTTTTGAAGCAAGTGTCTGCATGTGCCACCGGGGACGGGTCGCGAAAGCGATGTCCGCACTCCCAGACTGGAAATACGACATCCGTCACATCTGA